A single region of the Thermotoga profunda AZM34c06 genome encodes:
- the flgK gene encoding flagellar hook-associated protein FlgK: MANLSLFGSLNTALLGIYTHKLAMNVVGHNIANASTEGYSRQRPIIVTTPPLTLQFSNILTIGTGSQVKDIQRVRDLFLDLQYRQVTNRYTYFDTTYSNLHYIEQLLTGSSESGITSLYDYFMSTAEEIITDPTNVAAKREFVTSAQQMVTNIKDFYLRLQQLREDINNEISQTVDKVNSLVANLAKINEQVRIATALKSTPNDLLDERDRILDELSQYANISHYETKDGQTILMFGDQVVLSGSVQTEIRALERPYAKGFYELFVGNSRVTVADGKIKALLDLRDNTIVKYMSYLDEFALTLSDKLNLIHREGFDSSGNITGLNLFNPITSTYSADDPAIYRILGSRKMMNGPIYYATGLTGYSDISQLENITFTSDGELTLFDGSNTTSVTVSNGSMVQDLILNLSSTWLSLNVGQHSSDGINTTYRLYFDSTINLRDALVIDNGNVLTRMGFKTKELQLLTISDLSKIESGNYTLSFQETLADGSKLTETLDLTIDGSTTLNDLVDQINSQLINIKAAITNNTLVLIPNSNLEFNIDRISITDEGGFLVQAQANKITYSALDVSETLENIFAGTTNFDPTMGFDLVINNTSIHVDPTVDTLQDFVTKINSASTGIVADLTPHGAFVLRAGRSYEFDLKSFNITGPQGLFEALGFIDTNNDPTNFNADWTTNYTLISRNEDFETVRDRLSLSELLTVDKRESYEPYFFVDQWSVSNALLSNAESLAVDIGKTLANTTWNAVSFLPTGESNTQIMNLISSSRYETLLADGKESFYEFMTGIIAELGVESETASNLKSNTELLRSEIDQSRESIKGVSLDEEMTNMIKYQHAFNAAARVITSIDEMIGRVIDNMGVVGR; this comes from the coding sequence TTGGCAAACCTCAGTCTCTTTGGTTCTTTGAACACAGCTCTTTTAGGTATTTACACACACAAGCTTGCAATGAATGTCGTGGGTCACAACATTGCAAATGCCAGTACAGAAGGATACTCACGACAAAGACCTATTATCGTCACAACACCACCTTTGACTTTACAATTTTCCAATATTTTGACAATCGGTACCGGCTCACAGGTAAAGGATATTCAGCGGGTCAGAGATCTTTTTCTCGATCTCCAGTACAGACAAGTCACCAATAGGTACACCTATTTTGATACAACCTATTCGAATCTCCATTATATCGAGCAACTTCTCACAGGATCGAGCGAATCTGGGATCACCAGTTTGTATGATTACTTCATGTCAACGGCAGAAGAAATAATAACCGATCCTACCAATGTAGCAGCCAAAAGAGAATTCGTAACTTCTGCTCAGCAAATGGTAACCAACATAAAAGATTTTTACCTTCGACTTCAACAACTCAGAGAAGATATAAATAATGAAATATCTCAAACGGTTGATAAAGTCAATTCACTCGTCGCTAATCTTGCAAAGATCAACGAACAAGTGCGGATAGCAACTGCTTTAAAATCAACTCCAAATGATCTACTCGATGAACGTGACAGAATTTTGGACGAACTTTCTCAATATGCAAATATCTCTCATTATGAGACAAAAGATGGCCAGACGATATTGATGTTTGGAGATCAGGTTGTGTTATCAGGCTCTGTCCAAACAGAAATAAGAGCGCTCGAAAGACCTTATGCAAAAGGTTTTTATGAACTCTTTGTTGGAAATTCAAGGGTAACAGTAGCCGATGGAAAGATTAAAGCCCTACTCGATCTCAGAGATAATACCATAGTCAAGTACATGAGCTATCTTGATGAATTTGCACTCACCCTTAGTGATAAATTGAATCTCATACACAGAGAAGGTTTTGATTCTTCCGGTAATATCACTGGTTTGAATCTCTTTAATCCCATAACCTCAACATATAGTGCAGATGATCCTGCCATATATCGAATTCTTGGAAGCAGAAAGATGATGAATGGTCCTATCTATTACGCAACAGGTTTGACAGGTTACTCAGATATCTCACAGCTTGAGAATATCACCTTCACTTCGGATGGAGAACTGACACTTTTTGATGGTAGTAATACAACATCGGTGACCGTGAGCAATGGAAGTATGGTACAAGATCTGATCTTGAACCTATCAAGTACATGGCTTTCCTTGAATGTGGGACAACACAGCTCAGACGGGATTAATACAACTTACAGGCTCTATTTTGACAGCACAATTAATTTAAGAGATGCCCTGGTAATTGACAACGGTAATGTCTTGACAAGAATGGGGTTCAAGACAAAAGAACTTCAATTATTGACAATATCCGATCTATCAAAAATTGAGTCCGGTAACTATACACTGTCATTTCAAGAGACCCTTGCCGATGGCAGTAAACTCACAGAGACACTTGATTTGACAATAGATGGATCAACAACTTTGAATGATTTAGTAGATCAAATCAATTCACAGTTGATAAATATAAAAGCAGCGATTACAAACAACACGCTTGTACTCATTCCGAACAGTAATCTCGAATTCAATATCGATAGAATCAGTATTACAGATGAAGGTGGTTTTCTCGTACAGGCACAGGCAAATAAGATTACATATTCCGCACTTGATGTGTCTGAAACATTGGAAAACATCTTTGCAGGCACAACCAATTTCGACCCAACGATGGGCTTTGATCTTGTGATAAATAACACATCTATTCACGTCGATCCCACTGTAGATACATTGCAGGATTTCGTAACTAAAATAAATTCCGCAAGTACAGGTATTGTCGCAGACTTAACCCCACACGGCGCATTCGTACTGAGAGCCGGCCGTAGTTACGAATTCGATCTGAAATCGTTCAACATAACTGGACCGCAGGGATTGTTCGAAGCCCTTGGTTTCATAGATACAAATAATGATCCAACAAATTTCAATGCCGATTGGACAACCAATTACACACTCATATCGAGAAATGAAGATTTTGAAACTGTTAGAGACAGGCTATCTTTGAGCGAACTTTTAACCGTCGATAAGCGCGAGAGTTATGAACCTTACTTTTTTGTTGATCAATGGTCAGTTTCAAATGCGCTTTTGAGCAATGCTGAGTCTCTCGCAGTCGATATTGGAAAGACCTTAGCAAATACTACGTGGAATGCCGTTAGTTTCTTACCAACAGGTGAGAGCAACACACAGATAATGAATCTGATATCTTCATCCAGATATGAAACTCTTTTGGCTGATGGTAAGGAAAGCTTTTATGAGTTTATGACTGGAATCATTGCGGAGTTGGGTGTTGAATCCGAGACAGCTTCAAATCTCAAGAGTAATACCGAACTTCTCAGAAGCGAGATAGACCAATCAAGGGAAAGTATAAAGGGAGTTTCCTTAGACGAAGAGATGACAAACATGATCAAATATCAACATGCTTTCAATGCTGCAGCAAGGGTAATCACAAGTATAGATGAAATGATTGGTAGGGTAATAGACAACATGGGAGTAGTGGGAAGGTGA
- a CDS encoding BMP family lipoprotein, whose translation MFLVLLIVIGISILGAPKKVAYVINGSLGDQSFYDSGYAGIQQLEKDFGAQTRVIECNFDPSLYYPSLTTAAQWADVIFVISYGFEEELKEIAMKFPNKVWVNIDTVVQDEKGIISSVDYREEEGAFLAGAVAAMVTTMTQLPGINPQKIIGAVGGDDDIVIRSFVYGYEQGAKYIDPEVQIKVIYVGTWDDPAKGKQAALQLYAQGADVVFQIAALTGFGVLQAAQEVGKYAIGVDSNQNPLVPGHVITSDLKEVGKSIYRIFKMILDGTFEKGKIYSFGVKEEAVGLAVDEYTRKILPQEVVEKILKLQEMVANGTILVKPYVP comes from the coding sequence ATGTTTCTTGTATTGTTAATTGTCATAGGAATATCGATCTTGGGAGCACCGAAGAAAGTGGCATATGTCATCAATGGCTCTTTGGGTGATCAGTCTTTTTATGATTCTGGATATGCTGGAATTCAACAATTAGAAAAAGATTTTGGTGCCCAGACAAGGGTAATCGAGTGCAATTTCGATCCATCACTGTATTATCCGAGTTTGACAACTGCGGCTCAGTGGGCAGATGTGATATTTGTTATCTCATACGGTTTTGAGGAAGAATTGAAAGAGATCGCCATGAAATTCCCAAATAAGGTATGGGTTAATATCGACACGGTTGTCCAAGACGAGAAAGGTATTATTTCAAGTGTTGATTACAGAGAAGAAGAAGGGGCATTTCTTGCAGGTGCAGTAGCTGCGATGGTGACGACCATGACACAACTGCCTGGTATAAACCCGCAGAAGATCATAGGCGCAGTAGGTGGAGACGATGATATAGTCATAAGATCTTTTGTCTACGGTTATGAACAGGGTGCAAAGTACATCGACCCAGAAGTTCAGATCAAAGTTATATACGTGGGTACTTGGGATGATCCAGCCAAAGGTAAGCAAGCGGCACTTCAATTGTATGCCCAAGGGGCCGATGTGGTCTTTCAAATCGCTGCTCTGACTGGTTTTGGTGTTTTGCAAGCTGCACAAGAAGTTGGCAAGTATGCTATAGGGGTTGATTCAAATCAAAATCCATTGGTTCCTGGTCATGTCATAACGAGTGATTTGAAAGAAGTCGGTAAATCCATTTACAGAATATTCAAAATGATTTTGGATGGAACATTTGAAAAAGGCAAGATATACAGTTTTGGTGTCAAGGAAGAGGCTGTAGGTTTGGCAGTGGATGAATACACCAGGAAAATCCTTCCACAGGAAGTAGTGGAAAAAATATTGAAATTACAGGAAATGGTAGCTAATGGCACAATATTAGTCAAACCATACGTACCATGA
- the flgN gene encoding flagellar export chaperone FlgN — translation MNELIDILSQEENLLLQINNILKEHEQAVISKNISQLSSTISNLEEMLHIFENIDEKRKDIFQNLKTTMNLPQDLSFYNFAKTTGGLLLEKLFKVTEQLNNMAFEIERLKQLSDFQLRYMDVLIKLLNPQESPTYNEKASLRKDASHRFEVES, via the coding sequence ATGAATGAGTTAATCGATATCCTCTCTCAAGAGGAAAATTTGTTGTTGCAAATAAACAATATCTTAAAAGAGCATGAGCAGGCTGTGATATCAAAAAATATATCACAACTTTCCTCGACGATAAGTAATTTGGAAGAGATGTTGCATATTTTTGAAAATATAGACGAGAAAAGAAAAGATATCTTCCAAAATTTGAAAACCACCATGAACCTGCCCCAGGATTTATCTTTCTACAATTTTGCAAAAACCACGGGTGGCTTACTTTTGGAAAAACTCTTCAAAGTAACTGAGCAATTGAACAATATGGCATTTGAGATTGAAAGACTTAAACAATTATCAGATTTTCAGCTTCGTTATATGGACGTTTTGATAAAACTCTTAAATCCTCAGGAATCTCCCACATACAATGAAAAAGCCTCTTTGAGAAAAGATGCATCCCACCGATTTGAAGTAGAAAGCTAA
- a CDS encoding flagellar biosynthesis anti-sigma factor FlgM, protein MQEIGKVGGPVPFQQPSSVEKTEKKTKSESLASTERSGTFINIAELIKGAKEAPEVREKFVEEIKKAIEQNIYNIDPERVAKHILREL, encoded by the coding sequence ATGCAGGAAATAGGTAAGGTTGGTGGCCCGGTTCCCTTCCAACAACCCAGTAGTGTTGAAAAAACAGAAAAGAAGACAAAATCTGAGTCCTTAGCCTCAACAGAGAGATCTGGTACCTTTATAAATATCGCAGAACTCATAAAAGGTGCGAAAGAAGCACCGGAAGTCAGAGAGAAATTTGTTGAAGAGATCAAAAAAGCGATTGAACAAAACATTTATAATATAGATCCCGAGCGCGTGGCAAAGCACATACTCAGAGAGCTCTGA
- a CDS encoding energy-coupling factor transporter transmembrane component T family protein, with protein MRENFSGGVVSLYRNIGRYVENDSFIHKSTCLSKLLLILCTTLSVFITSNYFYFTILITMLWCLAILSKVRLSYFLRDIQSAWFLMLLAFLFQIIYGVNLHVLETAITNVLRIFSIIFVVSVFTRSTRPTEISHCLEKLLRLFGFNDRKARDFSITVILVLRFFPLMMNEIDRIRVSQTLRGVDISQGGIIKRLSSLTSIIIPVVVSTINRAEQLALAMDARRYGLFEKTSSYYDIKLKTADVLIIILSTLLICFALIFRLIR; from the coding sequence ATGAGAGAAAACTTTAGTGGAGGTGTTGTTTCACTGTACAGAAATATCGGTAGATATGTTGAAAATGACTCATTCATTCACAAAAGTACCTGTTTATCAAAACTCTTACTGATATTATGCACCACATTGAGTGTATTTATCACCAGCAACTATTTTTATTTTACCATATTAATAACTATGCTGTGGTGTTTGGCCATTCTTTCAAAAGTACGCCTTTCGTATTTTCTCAGAGATATTCAAAGTGCGTGGTTTCTAATGTTACTCGCTTTTTTATTTCAAATTATCTATGGCGTCAATTTGCATGTTCTTGAAACTGCCATTACAAATGTTCTGAGAATTTTCTCTATAATCTTTGTTGTATCGGTGTTCACAAGATCAACCAGACCAACTGAAATATCCCATTGTCTGGAAAAGTTACTCAGACTGTTTGGATTCAACGATAGAAAAGCAAGGGATTTTTCAATCACTGTGATTTTGGTTTTGAGATTTTTCCCATTGATGATGAACGAAATAGATCGAATTCGAGTTTCGCAAACATTGAGAGGTGTGGATATATCCCAAGGTGGAATTATAAAGAGATTATCGAGTTTGACATCGATAATCATACCAGTTGTCGTTTCGACTATTAACAGAGCAGAACAACTTGCATTGGCAATGGATGCCAGAAGATATGGTTTGTTCGAAAAAACGAGTAGTTATTATGACATAAAATTGAAAACCGCCGATGTTCTAATTATTATTCTGTCAACGTTACTGATTTGTTTTGCGTTGATATTTCGATTGATTCGTTGA